A single Paenibacillus sp. FSL R5-0517 DNA region contains:
- a CDS encoding YheC/YheD family protein: MSLHDDFKPVIAVLTMHDNQRMFRGNHQNFQDILQTGESMGYVVYIVTVRDLNVGGPTVKGYTYNKGSGKWVSQPFPLPHVLYNRIPNREDEGKPSVQRKIDECMQSGIELYNPFFFNKWDLFEWLKKSKSTQQLIPYTRRMRSASSLGAVLRSYPYLYLKPESGKAGKGIMMLKFQEKERLPYRLKIQTTRKSMTYKAATLAKLWARIRKETGHTPYIMQQGIELASSRKRPFDLRVLVQKNSKGQWSVTGVGARLAGSRSITTHVPRGGTVEDPEKLLTELFGEELTTTLMKRVKSTSLMIARQVERGSGYTLGEMSMDLGIDDLGELWFFEANAKPMKFDEPQIRRRSLERIFHYSAYLARQSTR; encoded by the coding sequence ATGAGCCTTCATGATGATTTCAAACCTGTCATTGCTGTTTTGACCATGCATGATAATCAGCGTATGTTCAGGGGGAACCATCAAAATTTTCAGGATATCCTGCAGACAGGCGAGAGCATGGGATACGTGGTGTACATTGTGACTGTGCGGGATCTGAACGTGGGTGGTCCCACCGTGAAAGGATATACGTACAACAAGGGAAGCGGAAAGTGGGTGTCACAACCCTTCCCCCTTCCCCATGTTCTGTACAATCGTATTCCCAACCGGGAAGACGAAGGAAAACCTTCCGTTCAGCGCAAAATTGACGAATGCATGCAATCAGGAATCGAACTGTATAACCCGTTCTTTTTCAACAAATGGGATCTGTTCGAATGGCTTAAGAAGTCTAAATCAACTCAGCAACTTATCCCTTATACCCGTCGGATGCGAAGTGCTTCTTCTCTGGGTGCCGTTCTGCGGAGCTATCCCTATCTATACCTTAAGCCTGAGAGCGGTAAAGCGGGCAAAGGGATCATGATGCTTAAATTTCAGGAAAAAGAACGGCTTCCCTATCGACTCAAAATACAAACCACACGTAAAAGCATGACCTATAAAGCAGCTACACTCGCCAAGTTGTGGGCACGGATTCGCAAAGAAACCGGACATACGCCTTATATCATGCAACAAGGCATAGAACTGGCCTCCTCTCGTAAACGCCCCTTCGATCTGCGTGTTCTGGTACAAAAGAACAGCAAGGGGCAGTGGAGTGTGACCGGTGTAGGTGCGAGACTTGCTGGCTCCCGCAGTATTACAACGCATGTGCCACGCGGCGGGACCGTAGAAGACCCTGAGAAGCTGCTGACCGAGCTTTTTGGGGAAGAACTGACAACAACCCTGATGAAACGTGTGAAATCCACTTCATTAATGATCGCAAGGCAGGTAGAACGGGGATCGGGTTACACACTCGGAGAAATGTCCATGGATCTGGGCATTGATGACCTGGGGGAACTCTGGTTCTTTGAAGCCAATGCCAAACCCATGAAGTTCGATGAACCACAGATCAGACGGAGGTCATTGGAACGTATATTTCACTACAGCGCTTATCTTGCCCGTCAGTCCACACGATGA
- a CDS encoding YheC/YheD family protein, which yields MSLTFCNLHFTKQPDKVVYVSNALMKSLNLSGKKTVNLRFGRDRVPATIKPIKKAGKHLYLASGIRNMMNVPKRGSIYLRNLQNDEVQLGPLIGVLSDGPATSTNPFGSRTGFIKQLLREGSRKSYIYAFTPRDINWQNETVSGFFLNENGSFTRKTVPLPDVVYNRLPSRRSDFSPAINQLRERFVRRKIPFFNWSFFNKSDIYTLLENEPVAGRYIPESITNPSVEQMKEMLERHQFVYYKPTAGSLGNGIYRLTYSPKRGYFARYRKKGGNALLRFGSFNSLMRMLQGRHGKQLRGYVVQQGIRLIEIDECPIDFRFHMHKNGNNQWVVVGIGAKKAGRGSVTTHIKNGGSLMTPEQALSRNFGDRAGEVLQHAKSVAITLAQAIETQHQHLIGEIGFDLGIDQEEHVWMFEANAKPGRSIFRHPSLRVEGKSSVEHILEHCLYLSKFRKKEEI from the coding sequence ATGAGTTTGACCTTTTGCAATCTGCATTTCACCAAGCAACCGGATAAAGTGGTTTATGTATCCAACGCTTTAATGAAGAGCCTCAATCTGTCCGGCAAAAAAACGGTGAACCTTCGCTTCGGGCGTGACCGGGTACCTGCAACGATTAAACCAATCAAAAAAGCAGGTAAACATCTGTATCTCGCTTCAGGTATCCGTAATATGATGAACGTTCCCAAACGGGGCAGTATTTATCTCCGGAATTTGCAAAATGATGAGGTTCAGTTAGGTCCGCTGATCGGCGTACTCTCTGATGGGCCTGCGACGAGCACTAATCCATTCGGTTCCCGTACGGGTTTCATCAAACAATTACTCCGTGAAGGCAGCCGAAAATCCTATATTTATGCCTTTACTCCCCGGGATATCAATTGGCAGAATGAGACGGTATCCGGTTTTTTTCTGAATGAAAACGGAAGCTTTACCCGTAAAACGGTACCTCTGCCCGATGTTGTCTACAATCGGTTACCAAGCCGTCGTTCCGATTTTTCACCTGCCATTAACCAACTGCGGGAACGATTTGTTCGTCGGAAAATCCCGTTCTTCAACTGGAGCTTTTTCAACAAGTCGGATATCTATACATTGCTCGAGAATGAACCGGTGGCAGGTCGTTATATTCCCGAATCCATTACGAATCCGTCCGTTGAACAGATGAAGGAAATGTTGGAACGCCATCAGTTCGTCTATTATAAGCCCACCGCGGGAAGTCTGGGGAACGGGATCTATCGCCTGACTTATTCGCCCAAACGTGGTTACTTCGCTCGTTATCGCAAAAAAGGCGGTAATGCACTCCTTCGGTTTGGGTCCTTCAACAGCCTGATGCGCATGCTTCAGGGAAGACATGGTAAACAGCTTCGCGGATATGTTGTTCAGCAGGGAATACGTCTAATTGAGATTGATGAATGTCCAATTGATTTCCGTTTTCACATGCACAAAAACGGTAACAATCAATGGGTCGTTGTCGGGATTGGAGCCAAAAAGGCAGGACGTGGCAGTGTTACAACACACATCAAGAATGGCGGCTCCCTAATGACTCCTGAGCAGGCGCTCAGTCGCAACTTCGGCGATCGTGCGGGAGAAGTTCTTCAGCATGCCAAATCCGTCGCTATTACACTGGCCCAGGCGATTGAAACCCAGCACCAGCATCTGATTGGTGAGATTGGCTTTGATCTGGGCATTGATCAGGAGGAACATGTATGGATGTTCGAAGCGAACGCCAAACCCGGGCGCTCCATTTTCCGTCACCCTTCACTCCGAGTGGAGGGAAAATCATCGGTGGAGCACATTCTGGAACACTGCCTGTATTTGAGCAAGTTCCGGAAGAAGGAAGAAATTTGA
- a CDS encoding YheC/YheD family protein, which produces MFPSSEIKTMAILVRATEGSPPFTDEFFCRRLSLGSVRYALQIIVIPISVDAAHLPLQWGYVYHQGKWNSVPVPAVDLIMDRCLRPLPRNVRQKLKEQIRTKDSGQHRYWSASLPGKWEVHRLLSRNSELRSQLAPTTRIGSHIPWESWLDRWPKGLFFKPISGTHGKNTFRLSRGLTPSTWIAEGRNEHNEPFFLTFNHTQAVSSWLALQQAERKMIVQPYLELSHQGRAFDIRALMQKNGHGRWTLTGCMVREGPEGSLTSNLHGGGRAYPAHAYLLQRYGTTRTETLLKNIRQTATLIPTLLESRFGRLAELGLDFGADAEGQLWLIEVNSKPGRTSFADAGDRRMHILTYTRPLAYARYLLQQHVLTDVIRPMKLSNTSSKAGLKPIPIHGG; this is translated from the coding sequence ATGTTTCCATCATCTGAGATCAAAACAATGGCCATTCTGGTGCGTGCAACTGAAGGCTCACCTCCCTTCACGGATGAATTTTTCTGCCGTCGTCTCAGCTTGGGGAGTGTGCGATACGCCCTTCAGATTATTGTGATTCCAATATCGGTTGATGCAGCCCATCTCCCTCTTCAATGGGGATATGTCTATCATCAAGGGAAGTGGAATTCGGTACCTGTCCCTGCGGTTGATCTTATTATGGATCGTTGCCTTCGCCCTCTCCCAAGGAACGTCAGACAGAAGCTTAAGGAACAGATACGAACGAAGGACTCAGGTCAACATCGTTATTGGTCGGCTTCTCTTCCAGGAAAATGGGAGGTACATCGTCTGTTGTCCCGAAATTCTGAGTTGCGGTCACAACTTGCCCCCACCACCCGGATCGGATCGCATATTCCTTGGGAATCGTGGCTGGACCGTTGGCCCAAAGGATTATTCTTCAAACCGATATCCGGGACTCATGGCAAAAATACCTTTCGCCTGTCTCGGGGATTAACTCCATCCACATGGATCGCGGAGGGGCGTAACGAACACAATGAACCCTTTTTCCTTACATTCAACCATACTCAGGCTGTATCTTCCTGGCTGGCATTACAACAGGCTGAGCGCAAGATGATCGTGCAGCCCTATCTGGAGCTTAGCCATCAAGGAAGAGCATTCGACATACGGGCACTAATGCAAAAGAATGGGCACGGTCGCTGGACGCTTACCGGATGTATGGTACGAGAAGGACCCGAAGGTTCACTCACATCCAATCTTCACGGTGGGGGCAGAGCCTATCCGGCCCATGCATATCTGCTCCAGCGATATGGAACGACCCGTACAGAAACTCTGCTAAAGAACATCCGGCAGACTGCTACGCTAATCCCCACCCTGCTGGAGAGCCGTTTCGGCAGGTTAGCCGAATTGGGGCTTGATTTCGGAGCAGATGCAGAGGGCCAACTCTGGCTAATTGAAGTCAACTCCAAACCAGGCCGCACCTCATTCGCAGACGCGGGCGACCGACGCATGCATATCCTGACTTATACCCGGCCGCTTGCCTATGCCCGTTATCTGTTGCAACAACATGTTCTCACGGACGTCATTCGTCCAATGAAATTGTCGAATACATCCAGCAAAGCTGGCCTGAAACCCATCCCGATTCACGGCGGCTGA
- a CDS encoding YheC/YheD family protein, with translation MSTKKVTIQVTGSGILQDDVIMLGEGVLKALKIPSGRPLQLQFGSFRREVTVIPVPRYDGLRINQTVASKTGLVPRSVLRVSYRSASRTLRLGPYISVLVSQDYPDQPDRPFGSITMFCQELVNACRKQGAYVSFFTPEDIGAVTGYMKGWVYDDGWKKTVLPVADVVNNRLTSRKLENKPSVQHFMKEVKSLYGTQTFNEKFLDKNEVFDALKSISTLKRVLPESHLLKTSTMLKTMCNRHPVVFLKPVRGSLGKGIIRVSRQTDGSFLTLATGVGGTRKQTYASLDKLYASMAGKMKTTRYQIQQGLTLIDNSGRPVDFRALVQKNRTGKWSVTSIVARIAGGSHYVSNLARGGSLSTVKEAVAKTQLSGSAKASAYAGLHTAALDIAKGIESAIPAHFGELGIDLALDTTGRVWLLEVNSKPSKNDNTPLSESKIRPSVKAMLEYSTYLAGF, from the coding sequence ATGTCCACTAAAAAAGTAACGATTCAGGTTACCGGCTCGGGCATCCTGCAGGACGACGTCATCATGCTGGGCGAAGGGGTGCTCAAGGCGCTTAAAATCCCTTCAGGAAGGCCGCTTCAGCTGCAATTTGGCTCTTTCCGTCGCGAAGTCACTGTCATTCCGGTTCCAAGGTATGATGGACTGCGCATCAATCAGACAGTTGCCAGCAAGACCGGTCTCGTTCCACGTTCGGTCCTGAGGGTATCCTATCGTTCAGCCAGCCGTACCCTTCGCCTTGGGCCCTACATCAGTGTACTGGTTAGCCAGGATTATCCCGATCAGCCCGATCGGCCCTTTGGCTCCATCACGATGTTCTGTCAAGAACTGGTGAACGCCTGCCGTAAGCAAGGCGCCTATGTATCCTTTTTCACACCGGAGGATATTGGAGCGGTAACGGGTTATATGAAAGGCTGGGTGTATGATGACGGCTGGAAAAAGACTGTTCTGCCTGTAGCAGACGTCGTCAATAACCGGCTAACGTCCCGCAAGCTTGAGAACAAACCTAGCGTACAGCATTTTATGAAAGAAGTAAAATCGCTCTACGGAACGCAAACCTTCAATGAAAAGTTTCTGGACAAAAATGAAGTATTTGACGCACTCAAGTCCATTTCAACGCTTAAACGAGTTCTTCCCGAGTCCCATTTGCTCAAAACATCCACCATGCTCAAGACGATGTGCAACCGGCATCCGGTTGTATTTCTGAAGCCCGTACGCGGTTCTTTGGGCAAAGGCATCATTCGGGTCTCACGTCAGACGGACGGAAGTTTCCTGACTCTGGCGACTGGCGTTGGGGGTACCCGGAAACAAACGTATGCTTCTCTGGATAAACTGTATGCCAGTATGGCTGGGAAAATGAAAACAACGCGTTATCAGATCCAACAAGGGCTGACTCTCATTGATAACAGTGGCAGGCCCGTGGATTTCCGCGCGCTCGTGCAAAAGAACCGTACAGGTAAATGGAGTGTAACCTCCATCGTTGCACGAATTGCGGGCGGGAGTCACTATGTATCCAATCTGGCAAGAGGTGGAAGCCTCAGCACCGTCAAAGAGGCGGTTGCCAAAACGCAGTTGTCCGGATCGGCCAAAGCTTCCGCATATGCAGGATTGCACACCGCAGCACTGGATATCGCCAAAGGGATTGAGAGTGCCATCCCTGCTCATTTTGGTGAACTCGGTATTGATCTGGCCCTTGATACCACTGGACGCGTATGGCTGCTCGAAGTCAACTCCAAACCATCCAAGAATGATAATACACCACTGAGTGAGAGCAAGATCCGCCCATCCGTCAAAGCCATGCTCGAATATTCCACGTATCTGGCGGGTTTTTGA
- a CDS encoding YlbF family regulator, whose amino-acid sequence MNIYDKANDLAKALRESSEVEEITSAMKLIEADPDAKAMLDNFRDQQMELQQRMMSGDMPAPDEMEKMEKLFEVLSLNLNIRRLFDAERRLSVIIEDVNKIIADSLGHLYGGAEA is encoded by the coding sequence GTGAACATTTATGACAAAGCCAATGATTTGGCCAAAGCACTGAGAGAAAGCAGCGAGGTGGAAGAGATTACTTCCGCGATGAAGCTGATTGAAGCTGATCCGGATGCAAAAGCAATGCTGGATAATTTTCGTGATCAACAAATGGAATTGCAACAACGTATGATGAGCGGGGATATGCCAGCTCCGGATGAGATGGAGAAAATGGAGAAACTGTTTGAAGTACTGAGTCTGAATCTGAACATCCGTCGTTTGTTTGATGCGGAGCGTCGTCTCAGTGTCATTATTGAAGACGTGAACAAAATTATTGCAGACAGCCTGGGTCATCTGTACGGTGGCGCTGAAGCGTAA